The nucleotide window ATAACGCCCGTTTAAAATCGAGCTGCTCTAATTCGACATTCTGGTACTGCGGCAACAGTCTAAAGTATTCATCAAACAGAAATTCTAAGGAGAATCGATCGGGGTCAGCATCAATATAGGTAAACAAGTAAGTCGTCCGGCCATCACTTGCAGGAAACGCTTCCCAGAAATACTGACACTGGTGCTGAATCGGCGTAAATGAATAAATCAAATCACCGGCCTGATTCTCGGCAAACCCCTCGGCACAAGTCCCCACGACCAAACAAACAGCATCCGGCTTCTGGCCCTGGCGAGCTTGCTTGACGATCGGCGAAAAATGCCCCATCACATCTAGCAGTAGCTGCGCTTTGATTTCCGCATTAATCACAACACCATTCGGATGCACATTCACCGATGCAAATGGCATATGCTCTAGTAGCTTTCCACCGGCTTCCAGAAATGTTTGCTTTAGCGTTTCTAATAGCTTGACTGGACTAACGCCAATATTCAAGACATCTTCAACCCAAATATCCTCACCGCCATCAAATCCGACCCGCACCGGATTAAACTCTGACGAAATTACCGCTTGCAATTCCGCTTCAGTCAGCAATCCCAATTCGACAAATTCTTGCAGTTCACGCCGCGAGATATTCCACTCCTGCACCCGACCCTGCAGTTCACCACGCTCCAGCAAAACCACTCGCAAGCCTCGCCGCACTAAGGACGCACCGATCAAAATTCCCAGGGTACCGCCACAGATCGCAACGTCGTATTCGATCGCATCCAAAACTTCATCCGACTCATGCACCACCGTCGGCATCTCACCCACATTGCCCTGCCGCAAATCCGACCACAGATGGTCAACCCTACGCAAACCCGGCAGCGCTCCCGGCACTTGCTTCAAAATCGTTTCTGCCAAAGTTGCTTCTGCCTGACCCACGCTGAACCCCTGCCATTTAAAAATGCTGATCCATAGGTAATTCTAGTGGATTCCTTCGATCGTGGATATTCCGGCTCAACTTACTCCCGACTTAAACCCTCTCAGAAAAAACTATATATCGCTCGACACTTTCAAGTATTACGATGTAGTATATGTAATCTATTGTGCTTTATGGCATCTATCCCTGCCCTGATGGGTGGGAGGATTTCTATGTTGATTTTTCAGAAAATTGTGCTCTATTTCCGCAATTATTGGCGGATTGCGCTCTTCAGTATCGTGGGCATGAGCTTGTTCGAGATTATGGACTTGTTTGTGCCCTACGGCATCGGCCAAATTCTTAATGTGCTCTCAGGGCAAACCCTCGATCGACCCCTGGCCCAATTGATCGCAGCGATCGCCCAACTCGCCAATTGGCAAAACTCCCCCAGTTTCGCCCTCGGCATCATCGTTGGACTGATCGGGATTATCTCCGTCGGTCGGGCCCCGATTCAACCCTGGATTGGCGGCTGGTTTCAGTGGGATGTGGCTTTCCGGGCTCGCCGTGAACATACCCGCAAATCGTTGGAAAAAATTCTCACTCTCCCGTTGGAATATTACGACGAAAATAATGCGGGTCGTGTTGCTTCTCGCGTTGCCAAAGGTTTATCCAACCACACCTGGACTTACCCCGAACTTACGGGCCAACTGATTCCGAAGTTTTTTCGGGTGATTGGAATTTTCATCGTCATTGCGGTGATCGATTGGCGGATTGCTCTGCTACTGCTGACCTTCTTTCTCGGTGTCCTGACCTATAGCCTCCTGGGTCTCAAGCAGCTCGCAACCCAAGAGGAAAAGCTAGATAAGTACATGGAGGATACCGACAGCCGCACTGCCGAAATCATCACCAATATCAAAACGGTAAAGGCGTTTGCTACGGAAATCGATGAACTAAAGCGCCAACAAACGCGCATCGATCGTGAGTTCAAAGTGCTGGATTACCGTATCCATAAAGGCTACGTCAACCTCGGCATGTACGAGCGCACCGTCGTTCAGACTGGGACATTCTTAATCCTGGCACTAACCCTGTGGGCCACCGTCCAAGGTCGCATCTCCCTCGGTCACTTCATCACGATTCTGACCATTTCCAGCATGGCCTTCGCGGAAGTCGAACCGATTTGCAACCTCGCCGAAGTGTTTGCGCGGCGTTATGCCTCAATGGCCCGCTTCCATGAGTTTATGGATCTGCCCGCCGGAGAAGATGCGGGCAATCTCGTCGATGTTGATATTCCCGCATATTCATTCACCGGCAAAATCGACCTGCGCAATCTCAACTTCAGCTACCACCAAGATCGGCCCATCTTGCAGAATATCAACCTCAAGATTGAGCCATATCAAACTGTAGCTCTGGTGGGCCGATCGGGTTCCGGCAAATCCACGCTTGTGAAACTGCTATTCCGTTACTTTGATGCTGATCGCGGTCGGATCATGATCGACGGCGAAGATATTCGCAAACTGAATATCACTGGCTATCGCAAACGCTTGGCGATCGTCCATCAGGAAGTCGATGTGTTTAACGGCACGATTTGGGACAACCTCATGTACGGCAACCCTGGTGCAACGGACGCACAAATTCATGCTGCCTGCCAGATTGCCCAAGCCGATGAGTTCATCCAGCAAATGCCCAAAGGTTACGGTACGATCGTCGGTGAGCGCGGTGTTCGCCTCTCTGGCGGCCAGCGCCAACGACTCGGCATTGCCAGAGCCTTGGTCATGAACCCAGATGTGCTGGTATTTGATGAGGCCACGTCGAGTTTGGACTATGAATCCGAACGGGCGATTCAATTGGCGATGCGATCGCTCTCCGGCACCCGGACGATGATCATCATTGCCCACCGCTTGAGTACAGTTCGCGAAGCCGATCAGATCGTGGTCTTAGATCAAGGCAAAATTCTGGAAACCGGCAATCACGAACAGCTAATCGAAGATGGTGGACTATACGCCAAACTCCATTCACTCCAAGAAACCGGCGAACTAATTGCCTAAGCCTGACAACTCTCTCACAAACACCAAAAGTGACCTTTTTCACCATCGAAAAAAGGTCACTTTTCTTTATCCACTATTTATCCACAAAAAGTCATATCCACCGACGATGCACCCTCGCCATCGCACCACTAACGCAGCGCCCGCCAGGTAGCAGCCCCTACCACCCCATCCGGATCTAAACCGGCATTACGCTGTGCTGCCTTCACCGCCGCCTCTGTCACATCACCAAAACCGCCATCGATCGGGCCATTATAGAAACCCAAGGCACTCAAACGCCGCTGCAACTTATATACTGCTGGACCTTCCGCGCCATTACGCAAAACTGGCTCACCGACTTCCGCCACGGGTTTCGGTGCTGGCTTCACCGGCTTTGCCGCAGCCACCGGTGCAACGGTTTTGGCTGGAACAATCACTTTCACCGCAGCTTCACCCGGCGCTGGTGGCAAAAGCTTCACCCATGTTGCCGCACCAACAATACCATCTTGCTCTAATCCCGCTAACTGCTGAAACCGTAACACTGAAGCCTGCGTCGCCGCATCAAACACACCGTCGATCGCGTCTGTATACAACCCCATTAAACGCAAAATTCCCTGCAACTGAGTGACCTCAGCCCCATTGTCCCCAAACTGCAACAAAGAGCGTGCCGGTAGTGGGGACTGAATCAATCCCGGCACCGCGGCCGAACCTTGGGCCACAACCATCCGACTTGCCCCACCCCACATTACTGTCGAAAGTCCAAGGCATCCCACGATAGCAACAATGCGGCGACTGGTTCGGTTCGGGTTCATCGACTCAACATCCTTATGCGACTGACAGAACTGATTCTCTAAAGCCGGGCTTCCTCCGGTTTTCTCCACTGAGTTTATACTATGGATAGAGAAGTGACACCGAGAATTCGATATATTCCTTGGGCCATCCAGTCATCTTCAATTCCGATGGCGATCGCCTCATGTAAACCCATGCAACAATACTCCCTCCAACAGCGTTTTCAAGGGGCTTTACTGGGCCAAGCGATCGCTCAACAATCCCATCAGCCAACGCCCGAAGAAATCACCTCAAGTCAATTACAGCATTGCATTCAATGGCTTTGTCAACCTCAGACTCAGATCCCCCCCCAGCTCAGCCCACGACCAATTCAGGCAGCACTCAATTTACTACCGCTATGGCTCTATGGTCATGAGAGCTGGCGACAGCGTCAAGCATGGCTGAGGAAAATCCCCGACTGGGAAACAACAAATACCGATCAATCGCTCCTATGGCTCTATGGCGAAGCCATCGCCCAAACCTTACGCCTTCACTTTCAGCCTCAAACGCTGATTCAGGATATCCAACAGCGATGGCAACAGCATGCTGATCATGGGGCGCCGCCATACGTTCAACAATGGCACAACATCCTCGATCAAATTCAACAGTGGCAAAATAAAAAATCGACGCTTGCAGCAATTAAACCGGCACTCGCTCACCAAACAAATACGGAGCAAGCCATTAGCATCGTTTTATACAGCTTTATCACCATGCCCTATGACCTGGAGCAGGCGTTATACCGCAGCGATCAATTGGCCTCTGAAGATCGGATAATGCCCTGGATCAGAGGCCTCATCGGTAGCTTGATCGGGGCTTATCGGGGCTGGCCATCCTTACCCAGTCAAGCCATCCATCAACTTATGGGGAGCAAATCCTCCCGAAATACGTCAATAGAGGAACACCACACTTACTCATCAGAATTTTCTATACTGCCATTTACGCAAGCAAGTCAGCAATTAATTCAGACTTGGTCCGGAGCGATGGCAAGGTCAGAAAGACATCTCACAAATCACGTAACCACTGTGCCGAATGTATTCGCACCACGCTAGCCCGGCAACTGGAATGAGTCACAAACCCATGGTGCAATCCAACTTCGCGATCAATCATCCAAGAACCGACGAAAACAACAGAGTTGGTAGTTTTCAGAGCAAATCGGTATGATAATCAAGCTCATATCAAGAGCCATTCAAACCCAGGTGGAAAATCGGCTGAACGCGCTACTACCCAAGCAATTTGTGAAGTCGCTCCGACAATCGCCCATTAGTCGTACCGCGATCGGCATCACGATTGTGCTGATAATGAGTATGGCTTTTGGTGAGAAATTTTATGCGCAACCACAGCTCCAAGCCGGTGATATTGCACCTCAAACCATTGTTGCCCCCAAAGCCGAACAAGTAGAAGACCCGGTCGCAACCGCACTAAAAAAACAAGCGGCACGCCAAGTATTTCCGGTCTTTATGGTCGATGAGCCGAAAACCAGCACGAGTCAAGCGCAACTCCGCCAAGTTCTCAAGGAAAGCTCGCAGTTACGTCAAAAGCTCGGGGAATTTCCTATCGTACCGTCCTACATCCTATCCCAGGATGTTCAACAAGCACTGCGTCGCGCCAGTCCTGAAGCATGGCAGCAAGTAATTCAGGGCCTCGACAATCCACTGCAACTCTCCCCACTGGCCGACTGGCAACGCAAGGCTATCGCCCAACTCCAGCAACGGCGTGAACAGCTCACACGCAATCCTGGCCAAGACCCCGATTTACGATCGGTATTTGAGCCGCTGATCAATGCACGGCAGCGCTATCAAGATGCCTTAGCCACAACCAAGGAACAAAGCCTCAGCCAATCCGGCTTCGAGCATAGTGCCGTACTACTAGACCTCTCAGAAGCCGATTGGCAAATCCTCAAGCGGGAATTACCCAGTCTCGCCGATCGGATTTTGACCCAGGGCCTCTCGGTCGGTCTTCCCCAGGAAACACACAAGAAAGCTTTCCTGATGCATATTCAGGCCTCACTCCCCAAATCAACTCACCAACTTGCTGTCCGCATCCTGCTCGAAAGCCTCGAACCCAATATTGTTGCCGACATTGATCAAACTCAACAACGGGCGGACGAAGCCGTCCGGAATGTCACCCCAGCCGTCATCAATGTCAAAGCGAATCAAATTATTGTTGAAGCCAACACTACAATTCAGCCCCAACAAGCACTGTTGCTAGAGCATTTTAAGCTCGATCGACGAACGGTGAATTTGCGCAAATTTCTGCAGTTCACATTACTCATGGGCGGCTGTCTCGCCATCTTCTATATCTTGGCCAAACGGATTTATCCGATCATCGCAACTCAGGATTACGCGCTCATCTTCCTGCTCATGCTCAGTGCCGCCATCCTCAATATGGTTGGCGTGCCATCCATTAATTTGCCGATGATTGGATTACTTTTAGGCAGCTTTTATAGTCCGCTACTGGCAATTTTGACGGTGTTTGGCGTCAGCAGCTTGTTGCCGATCGGCATGGGCCTCACATTGAAACCAATTCTGGCAAGTCTCGCCGGTGGGGTGCTCGCCGCCGCCTACTCATCCCAACTCCGT belongs to Romeriopsis navalis LEGE 11480 and includes:
- a CDS encoding NAD(P)/FAD-dependent oxidoreductase, which codes for MGQAEATLAETILKQVPGALPGLRRVDHLWSDLRQGNVGEMPTVVHESDEVLDAIEYDVAICGGTLGILIGASLVRRGLRVVLLERGELQGRVQEWNISRRELQEFVELGLLTEAELQAVISSEFNPVRVGFDGGEDIWVEDVLNIGVSPVKLLETLKQTFLEAGGKLLEHMPFASVNVHPNGVVINAEIKAQLLLDVMGHFSPIVKQARQGQKPDAVCLVVGTCAEGFAENQAGDLIYSFTPIQHQCQYFWEAFPASDGRTTYLFTYIDADPDRFSLEFLFDEYFRLLPQYQNVELEQLDFKRALFGFFPCYRNSPLAPSWNRILPLGDSSGLQSPLSFGGFGAMVRHLGRLTDGIVGAVAADRLTKTDLAKLLPYQPNLSVTWLFQKSMSVGVNQKAKPDQINQLLVNVFAEMQALGEPVLKPFLQDVVQFLPLLQTLGRTAIVHPTLTLKLLPQVGVPTLVNWMGHYASLAGFTGLSMVGDRLQNWVKQLPPPERYDWQCRLDAWKYGSGQDYSQE
- a CDS encoding ABC transporter ATP-binding protein: MLIFQKIVLYFRNYWRIALFSIVGMSLFEIMDLFVPYGIGQILNVLSGQTLDRPLAQLIAAIAQLANWQNSPSFALGIIVGLIGIISVGRAPIQPWIGGWFQWDVAFRARREHTRKSLEKILTLPLEYYDENNAGRVASRVAKGLSNHTWTYPELTGQLIPKFFRVIGIFIVIAVIDWRIALLLLTFFLGVLTYSLLGLKQLATQEEKLDKYMEDTDSRTAEIITNIKTVKAFATEIDELKRQQTRIDREFKVLDYRIHKGYVNLGMYERTVVQTGTFLILALTLWATVQGRISLGHFITILTISSMAFAEVEPICNLAEVFARRYASMARFHEFMDLPAGEDAGNLVDVDIPAYSFTGKIDLRNLNFSYHQDRPILQNINLKIEPYQTVALVGRSGSGKSTLVKLLFRYFDADRGRIMIDGEDIRKLNITGYRKRLAIVHQEVDVFNGTIWDNLMYGNPGATDAQIHAACQIAQADEFIQQMPKGYGTIVGERGVRLSGGQRQRLGIARALVMNPDVLVFDEATSSLDYESERAIQLAMRSLSGTRTMIIIAHRLSTVREADQIVVLDQGKILETGNHEQLIEDGGLYAKLHSLQETGELIA
- a CDS encoding peptidoglycan-binding domain-containing protein, producing MNPNRTSRRIVAIVGCLGLSTVMWGGASRMVVAQGSAAVPGLIQSPLPARSLLQFGDNGAEVTQLQGILRLMGLYTDAIDGVFDAATQASVLRFQQLAGLEQDGIVGAATWVKLLPPAPGEAAVKVIVPAKTVAPVAAAKPVKPAPKPVAEVGEPVLRNGAEGPAVYKLQRRLSALGFYNGPIDGGFGDVTEAAVKAAQRNAGLDPDGVVGAATWRALR
- a CDS encoding HD family phosphohydrolase is translated as MIIKLISRAIQTQVENRLNALLPKQFVKSLRQSPISRTAIGITIVLIMSMAFGEKFYAQPQLQAGDIAPQTIVAPKAEQVEDPVATALKKQAARQVFPVFMVDEPKTSTSQAQLRQVLKESSQLRQKLGEFPIVPSYILSQDVQQALRRASPEAWQQVIQGLDNPLQLSPLADWQRKAIAQLQQRREQLTRNPGQDPDLRSVFEPLINARQRYQDALATTKEQSLSQSGFEHSAVLLDLSEADWQILKRELPSLADRILTQGLSVGLPQETHKKAFLMHIQASLPKSTHQLAVRILLESLEPNIVADIDQTQQRADEAVRNVTPAVINVKANQIIVEANTTIQPQQALLLEHFKLDRRTVNLRKFLQFTLLMGGCLAIFYILAKRIYPIIATQDYALIFLLMLSAAILNMVGVPSINLPMIGLLLGSFYSPLLAILTVFGVSSLLPIGMGLTLKPILASLAGGVLAAAYSSQLRSREDSVLLGILVGVTQSTVYFMLGWLTQMTWAELARLTALYGALGLAWCILAIGISPYLERTFDLVTTIRLVELANLNRPLLKRLAADTPGTFQHTLAVANLAEAAGKELNCNVELIRTGTLYHDIGKMHDPLGFIENQMGRENKHDIIDDPWISAEIIKKHVTEGIVMAKRSGLPRAVRVFIPEHQGAQLISYFHHKALQRQTQDPSITIQDSDFRYAGPNPRSRETGIVMLADSCEAALRTIKDATPEVAANMIQKIFRARWKEGALSESGLSRRDLDRIAEIFLQVWQQSNHQRIAYPQ